A genomic window from Chlorobium phaeobacteroides DSM 266 includes:
- the istA gene encoding IS21 family transposase encodes MYNKVKEFAREGLSIRQISRKTGMDRVTVRKFLRMTDEEFSAFLALQKRRLRKLQPYEQFVKDRVTDYPDCSATQVEDWLKEHHPVFPEVTTRTIYSFVQWIRKAYDLPKPKGTPRAYHPVEQLPYGEQAQVDFGEYWMASADACKVKVHFMIMLLSRSRRKFVSFSQQPITTRFVLEAHEQAFSFFEGIPHTLVYDQDSTIVTDENRGAILYTEAFRKYLLHRSLKIHLCRKSDPESKGKIEAGVKYVKYNFLPGRRFVNLEVLNQEALLWLERTANAKEHATTRLIPDAEWQVEKQHLRPFEPLPYPISGTVGKEYHVRKDNTISYRGNFYSLPVGTYAGPGTLVVLEVRQNTLCLYAQEGRLLANHPIESGKGTVVINNNHRRDTSSKLRELQDSLMLLFTNQEHAERFLESIHNRYPRYSRDQFLHVRNAISGCQQKLIDDALAHCVDHHLFSSGEFHDILHHYRKQEEKQSHQAVFNTFRPKTLRSDMDRMLSFVPDSSGITTYENIFS; translated from the coding sequence ATGTACAACAAAGTTAAGGAATTTGCCCGAGAAGGATTAAGCATCCGCCAAATCAGTCGAAAGACGGGCATGGACAGAGTGACGGTGCGCAAGTTCCTCCGCATGACCGATGAGGAATTCAGTGCGTTTCTTGCTCTGCAGAAGCGGCGCCTCCGAAAATTGCAGCCTTATGAACAGTTCGTCAAGGATAGGGTTACCGACTATCCTGACTGCAGTGCAACTCAAGTTGAAGACTGGCTGAAGGAGCATCACCCTGTTTTTCCGGAGGTAACGACTCGAACGATCTACTCTTTTGTCCAGTGGATCCGAAAAGCCTATGATCTTCCAAAACCGAAAGGAACCCCTCGTGCCTATCATCCGGTCGAGCAACTTCCTTACGGAGAGCAGGCGCAGGTTGATTTCGGTGAGTACTGGATGGCGAGTGCTGATGCCTGCAAAGTGAAGGTGCACTTCATGATCATGCTGCTCTCCCGAAGCCGCAGGAAGTTTGTCAGCTTCAGCCAGCAACCGATTACGACCCGTTTTGTGCTTGAGGCTCATGAACAGGCATTTTCTTTTTTTGAGGGCATACCGCACACACTGGTCTATGATCAGGATTCCACCATTGTTACCGATGAGAACCGGGGTGCTATCCTCTATACTGAGGCATTCAGGAAATACCTGTTGCACCGCAGTCTGAAGATCCATCTCTGTCGGAAAAGCGATCCGGAAAGCAAAGGAAAAATCGAGGCCGGCGTCAAATATGTGAAGTACAACTTCCTGCCGGGGCGACGCTTCGTCAATCTTGAAGTCCTGAACCAGGAAGCGTTGCTCTGGCTTGAACGAACAGCCAATGCCAAGGAACATGCCACAACGCGGCTGATACCTGATGCTGAATGGCAGGTGGAGAAACAGCATCTTCGTCCTTTTGAACCCTTACCCTATCCGATTTCCGGTACTGTCGGTAAAGAGTATCACGTTCGCAAAGACAACACGATCTCGTATCGAGGGAATTTCTATAGCCTGCCGGTCGGCACCTATGCAGGGCCGGGGACACTGGTTGTGCTGGAAGTCAGGCAGAACACCCTTTGTCTCTATGCTCAAGAGGGCAGGTTGCTGGCCAATCACCCGATTGAGAGCGGCAAAGGCACCGTGGTGATCAACAACAACCATCGCCGTGATACCTCCTCCAAACTGCGAGAGTTGCAGGATTCGCTCATGCTGCTTTTCACCAATCAGGAACACGCGGAACGGTTTCTTGAAAGCATCCACAACCGTTATCCCCGATACAGTCGAGACCAGTTCCTGCATGTACGCAATGCCATCAGCGGATGCCAGCAGAAGCTGATTGATGATGCCCTCGCACACTGTGTCGATCATCATCTCTTTTCGTCCGGTGAGTTCCATGATATCCTGCACCATTACCGGAAGCAGGAGGAAAAACAGAGTCATCAGGCGGTGTTCAACACCTTCCGCCCGAAAACACTCCGAAGTGATATGGACAGGATGCTCTCGTTCGTGCCGGACAGCAGTGGCATAACCACCTATGAAAACATTTTCAGTTAA
- a CDS encoding lmo0937 family membrane protein, giving the protein MLETIAVILVILWILGLVSSYTMGGFIHALLVIAIVVIVIRVLQGRRI; this is encoded by the coding sequence ATGCTCGAAACTATTGCTGTTATTCTGGTGATCCTTTGGATCCTTGGTCTTGTTTCTTCCTATACCATGGGAGGATTCATTCATGCTCTTCTGGTTATAGCTATTGTGGTCATTGTGATTCGAGTTCTTCAGGGAAGACGCATATAA
- a CDS encoding helix-turn-helix domain-containing protein: MARPAVITDEMECLAKKIVKEANTARELRAGLSILIPKTCDITYSETAELLGISVPTVVRIHRDISNQAAGKATPKGSWGGRRRQTLSLDEEARFLAEWVEKAEQGGVLVVPPIHTALEQRLGKTVAVSTVYRMLARHGWRKVEPDTCHPKQNMEEQEEFKKNSQRYWYKPPSKMY; encoded by the coding sequence ATGGCTCGACCGGCAGTAATCACGGACGAAATGGAATGCTTAGCCAAAAAGATTGTAAAAGAAGCAAATACCGCTCGAGAACTGAGAGCAGGCTTGAGTATTCTTATCCCGAAAACCTGTGATATCACATACTCTGAAACGGCAGAACTTCTTGGTATTAGTGTGCCTACTGTAGTGCGTATCCATCGAGATATTAGCAATCAAGCTGCCGGAAAAGCAACGCCTAAGGGTAGCTGGGGTGGACGAAGGAGGCAAACGCTTAGTTTAGATGAGGAGGCCCGGTTTCTTGCTGAATGGGTAGAGAAAGCAGAACAAGGTGGCGTACTGGTTGTTCCTCCAATTCATACAGCATTGGAACAACGACTTGGAAAAACAGTTGCAGTGTCTACGGTTTATAGAATGTTGGCACGTCATGGTTGGCGTAAGGTCGAACCAGATACGTGTCACCCAAAACAAAATATGGAGGAGCAGGAAGAGTTTAAAAAAAACTCCCAGAGATACTGGTACAAGCCGCCAAGCAAAATGTACTGA
- a CDS encoding glycosyltransferase family 4 protein has translation MKKLRIAQIAPLVERVPPKKYGGTERVVYHLTEGLVQKGHDVTLFASGDSITSARLIAPISESLRLGRKVHTPAIVSMMMLGTVYEKMLHEFDIIHSHLEYLTLPYAYKTRVPTVLTMHGRLDIGDYGKLLESYPDMAYVSISDSQRRPVEDINWVKTIYHGYPPASFEYNENPEDYFLYLGRFSEEKKPEQAIMLARACNIRLKIAAKVDPSDKGYFEKKIRPLLDHPLIEYVGEVDDCRKVELLKNAKALLNTIDWPEPFGLVMIEALACGTPVIVRGCGSAPEVIEHGKTGFICETRLDFINAIHNIEQLSRKVCREEFERRFSLDCMVESYEELYYNLLQKKSPVETRQSKALQLWSAPLKQNRVTVSG, from the coding sequence ATGAAAAAGCTTCGTATTGCTCAGATAGCCCCATTAGTAGAACGAGTTCCGCCAAAAAAATACGGGGGAACAGAAAGAGTCGTCTACCATCTGACTGAAGGGCTGGTACAAAAAGGTCACGACGTAACGCTGTTTGCATCAGGTGATTCCATAACCAGCGCAAGACTCATAGCACCGATCAGCGAAAGCCTTCGACTGGGAAGAAAAGTTCACACACCGGCCATCGTATCGATGATGATGTTGGGAACGGTTTATGAAAAAATGCTGCATGAATTCGATATTATTCACTCCCATCTTGAATACCTGACCCTGCCGTATGCCTACAAGACGCGAGTACCTACCGTTCTGACCATGCACGGGAGGCTCGATATAGGAGATTACGGGAAGTTGCTTGAGAGTTATCCGGATATGGCGTATGTGTCTATCAGCGATTCCCAGAGGCGACCGGTGGAGGATATCAACTGGGTAAAGACGATTTATCACGGATATCCGCCAGCGAGTTTCGAGTATAACGAGAATCCTGAAGATTATTTTCTTTATCTAGGTCGTTTTTCCGAAGAGAAAAAACCGGAACAGGCTATCATGCTGGCCAGGGCCTGTAATATCCGTTTGAAAATCGCTGCAAAAGTCGATCCGAGCGACAAGGGTTACTTTGAGAAAAAAATCAGGCCCCTTCTTGATCATCCGCTGATCGAGTATGTCGGAGAAGTGGACGACTGCCGCAAAGTTGAGTTGCTGAAAAATGCAAAAGCGCTGCTCAATACCATAGACTGGCCGGAACCATTCGGACTTGTGATGATCGAGGCTCTGGCGTGCGGAACCCCGGTTATTGTTCGCGGATGCGGATCGGCACCCGAGGTTATTGAACATGGTAAAACAGGATTCATTTGTGAAACCCGGCTCGACTTTATCAACGCCATTCATAATATTGAACAGCTATCCAGAAAGGTCTGTCGAGAGGAATTTGAACGACGTTTTTCGCTTGACTGTATGGTGGAAAGTTATGAAGAACTCTATTACAATCTGCTTCAGAAGAAGTCGCCTGTTGAAACGAGGCAAAGCAAGGCATTGCAGCTTTGGTCGGCTCCTTTAAAACAGAACAGAGTAACTGTTTCAGGGTGA
- a CDS encoding RNA polymerase sigma factor has protein sequence MVKEIKTATDVLDDIFSLAYWMTGGERKAKELVCCTYMSAGIDSCLTELFKTFRACYFERYGNDSCGFFCGKRINSRVNAADLLRQRFADMKLSVLLSEIAGLKHREISEITETSLETVGSWLSRGRKLFVNGTLFRVFPLRGISS, from the coding sequence ATGGTCAAGGAAATAAAAACAGCTACCGATGTATTGGACGATATTTTCAGCCTTGCATACTGGATGACCGGAGGTGAGAGAAAGGCAAAAGAGCTGGTATGTTGCACCTATATGAGTGCAGGTATTGATTCGTGTCTTACTGAACTGTTCAAGACGTTCAGAGCCTGTTATTTTGAGCGTTATGGTAATGATTCATGTGGGTTTTTTTGCGGCAAACGCATCAATTCAAGGGTTAACGCTGCGGATTTGCTTCGACAACGCTTCGCTGACATGAAGCTCTCGGTATTGTTGTCAGAAATTGCCGGATTAAAACATCGCGAAATATCGGAAATAACCGAAACGTCACTTGAAACCGTTGGGTCGTGGTTATCCCGTGGCCGTAAATTATTTGTCAACGGAACCCTTTTCAGAGTATTTCCTTTGAGAGGTATATCCAGTTAA
- a CDS encoding AAA family ATPase, giving the protein MKILSLRFKNLNSLVGEWFIDFSAPEYVSDGIFAITGPTGSGKSTILDAISLALYGQTPRLEKVNSSTNEIMSRHTGECFAEVVFETGTGRFRCHWAQHRARRHPLGILQAQKHEIADALTGRVIETKLQDTLQAVVERTGMDFDQFTRSMLLAQGGFAVFLQSPPDERAPVLEQITGTAIYSAISVKVHERNRAEQQELETLRVECSGIILLDDDALQAAKAELQAKLDEEAGIINRQSEAEASLRWLRQILVMKGELADMESDFEKLELSDRDFSGDRERMELARRAAGFEPAYMIIRQQQELQDRELREKSGAEHELERLNTDFTEHTERFREAEQKLEIFKGQEKELSMVVREVRALDIRISGKREQCDEMAAEIKALCERISASDSIICGIKREMEQERTEAEDSESYLAEHGTDSRLAASLSGIEALVLQYEEAQAEERDAGVLLAERHKLFENAKTLLLNFQPETVRAGEAFDQSRFRWEELSATLASLLQGTDISNLRMAVQELEERSRNLEILSVRIAAMAEREKRIVTLRETLPAIDSVQSRVAEEIDRLVLLQEKAEQVVEALQREAELYLKIRSLEDERKVLLYGSPCPLCGSRHHPWADGAVPEPSAEGEELQHAKASVLEISEKITALRIEAAGAIKDRAHNEEQIAELRILLSGEDAVCRNLAVQLEIAGDLNAEQVLRLLSEAHCAAEKEAERLGKAILLEKQLLFSESEAQRLHRLFTEAVRAEEKAEYEVKTAGMEVERAMDVQRKIQERKAAIRESLNREYDGYGIVPQAARSCRDVLLILHSRLERWHRANERRTSAYQRIAILEGNLKMQEEMLMTRKGEHAEKEKLLAACTAEFTTLNELRIARFGEKNPDEEEHRLAIMLKCSEVDLDGARRTCEAASTQILQLSTRIAMLASSLTERAMKIREKEALFLQELSESGFDGMGGFVSSRLDREELEQLEQQAKDLAARRLELETLRGERQYKLRMEEDRALTENSPEELQEELDALFGRLDIVRSDTASVKLHLYEHEQAAVMLREKTIALVARQIECSRWSLLHELIGSSDGKKFRNFAQGLTFEIMVHHANRQLMNMTDRYLLVRDVQRPLELNVIDNYQGGEIRSTKNLSGGESFLVSLALALGLSQMSSRNVSVDSLFLDEGFGTLDEDALETALQTLAGLHESGKLIGIISHVPVLRERIGTRIEVKPLNGGRSMVSGPGVSVVNEG; this is encoded by the coding sequence ATGAAAATTCTCTCCTTGCGATTCAAAAATCTGAACTCTCTTGTCGGTGAGTGGTTTATCGATTTTTCAGCTCCGGAGTATGTCTCCGACGGGATATTTGCCATTACCGGGCCAACCGGTTCGGGCAAAAGCACCATTCTCGATGCGATTTCGCTTGCCCTGTATGGGCAGACTCCCCGGCTTGAAAAGGTCAATTCGAGCACCAATGAGATTATGTCGCGTCATACGGGGGAGTGTTTTGCCGAGGTGGTGTTTGAAACAGGAACAGGCAGGTTCCGGTGCCACTGGGCGCAGCACCGAGCCCGCAGACATCCGCTTGGGATATTGCAGGCCCAGAAGCATGAAATTGCCGATGCTCTGACCGGAAGAGTGATTGAAACGAAACTGCAGGATACCCTTCAGGCGGTGGTGGAACGGACAGGGATGGATTTTGATCAGTTCACCCGTTCCATGCTTCTTGCTCAGGGGGGGTTTGCTGTTTTTCTTCAGTCTCCACCGGACGAACGGGCTCCGGTACTTGAACAGATAACCGGTACGGCGATCTATTCGGCAATATCTGTCAAGGTACATGAGCGAAATCGCGCTGAGCAGCAGGAACTTGAAACGCTCAGGGTCGAGTGCTCCGGCATCATCCTGCTCGATGATGATGCGCTTCAGGCGGCGAAAGCGGAGCTTCAGGCAAAGCTTGATGAAGAGGCAGGAATAATCAATCGGCAAAGCGAAGCTGAAGCCTCATTGCGATGGCTTCGTCAGATTCTTGTGATGAAGGGTGAGCTTGCCGATATGGAGAGCGATTTTGAAAAGCTTGAGCTCAGTGATAGAGATTTTTCTGGTGATCGCGAACGGATGGAACTGGCCCGTCGGGCAGCAGGGTTTGAACCGGCTTATATGATCATCCGTCAGCAGCAGGAGTTGCAGGATCGGGAATTGCGGGAGAAATCAGGCGCTGAACATGAACTGGAACGTTTGAATACGGATTTTACGGAACATACAGAGCGATTTCGCGAAGCTGAGCAGAAGCTGGAGATTTTCAAAGGGCAGGAGAAAGAGCTTTCAATGGTTGTTCGAGAGGTCAGAGCGCTCGACATTCGTATATCAGGAAAGAGGGAGCAATGCGATGAAATGGCTGCTGAAATAAAGGCGCTTTGTGAAAGAATTTCAGCGTCGGATAGCATCATTTGCGGCATAAAGAGGGAGATGGAGCAGGAGAGGACGGAGGCTGAAGATTCCGAAAGCTATCTTGCCGAACATGGAACCGACAGCAGACTTGCCGCTTCGCTGAGCGGCATTGAAGCATTGGTTCTTCAGTATGAAGAAGCGCAGGCAGAAGAGCGTGATGCGGGAGTCTTGCTTGCAGAGAGGCACAAATTGTTCGAAAACGCCAAAACGCTTCTTCTGAATTTCCAGCCTGAAACCGTAAGGGCAGGAGAGGCTTTCGATCAATCCCGTTTCCGATGGGAGGAGCTTTCGGCGACTCTTGCATCGCTGCTTCAGGGAACGGATATATCGAACCTTCGCATGGCAGTGCAGGAGCTTGAAGAGCGTTCAAGAAACCTTGAAATCCTTTCTGTTCGAATTGCAGCCATGGCAGAGCGGGAAAAGCGTATCGTAACGCTCCGGGAAACTCTTCCGGCGATTGATAGTGTGCAATCGCGAGTGGCGGAAGAGATAGACAGGCTTGTTCTGCTTCAGGAGAAGGCAGAACAGGTTGTCGAAGCTCTTCAACGAGAGGCGGAACTGTATCTGAAAATCCGGTCGCTCGAGGATGAGCGAAAAGTGTTGCTATACGGTTCGCCTTGCCCTCTCTGCGGATCACGTCATCACCCCTGGGCTGACGGAGCCGTTCCTGAACCCTCCGCCGAGGGCGAGGAACTTCAACATGCCAAAGCATCGGTGCTGGAAATTTCCGAAAAGATTACGGCATTGCGGATTGAGGCTGCCGGCGCAATAAAGGACAGGGCGCACAACGAAGAGCAGATCGCCGAGTTACGGATACTTCTTTCTGGAGAAGATGCTGTTTGCCGGAATCTCGCCGTTCAGCTTGAGATTGCCGGTGACTTGAACGCCGAACAGGTTTTGCGGCTTCTTTCAGAAGCTCATTGCGCAGCGGAAAAAGAGGCGGAGAGGCTTGGAAAGGCCATTCTCCTTGAAAAGCAATTGCTCTTTTCTGAATCGGAGGCGCAGCGGCTGCATCGTCTTTTCACGGAAGCTGTACGAGCGGAGGAGAAGGCCGAATATGAGGTGAAGACTGCAGGGATGGAGGTTGAGAGAGCTATGGATGTTCAACGAAAAATTCAGGAAAGGAAAGCCGCAATTCGGGAGAGTCTCAACAGGGAGTATGACGGATATGGTATCGTTCCACAAGCGGCTCGCTCTTGCCGTGACGTCCTGCTTATTCTGCATTCTCGGCTTGAACGGTGGCATAGGGCAAACGAGCGCAGAACCTCGGCCTATCAGCGCATCGCCATTTTGGAAGGGAATCTCAAGATGCAAGAGGAGATGCTTATGACGAGAAAAGGGGAGCACGCAGAAAAAGAGAAGCTCCTTGCAGCCTGTACTGCTGAGTTTACAACGCTCAATGAGCTTCGGATAGCCCGGTTTGGAGAAAAAAATCCTGATGAGGAGGAACATCGTCTCGCCATCATGCTCAAATGTTCCGAAGTTGATCTTGATGGTGCCCGACGCACGTGTGAAGCGGCTTCAACGCAGATTCTTCAACTTTCGACAAGGATTGCCATGCTTGCCTCCTCATTAACGGAAAGGGCCATGAAGATCAGGGAGAAAGAGGCGCTTTTTCTTCAGGAACTGAGCGAGAGCGGATTTGATGGCATGGGCGGGTTTGTTTCATCACGGCTTGATCGTGAGGAACTCGAACAGCTTGAACAGCAGGCTAAGGATCTTGCCGCTCGTCGGCTTGAACTCGAAACATTGCGGGGAGAACGACAGTACAAACTGAGAATGGAGGAGGATAGAGCCCTTACCGAGAATTCCCCTGAAGAGCTGCAGGAAGAGCTGGATGCGCTTTTCGGAAGGCTCGATATTGTCCGTTCGGATACTGCGTCAGTAAAACTTCATCTGTATGAACATGAACAGGCCGCGGTGATGCTTCGCGAAAAAACGATAGCCCTTGTTGCCCGGCAGATTGAGTGTTCAAGGTGGTCGCTTTTGCACGAGCTTATCGGTTCTTCCGACGGAAAGAAGTTTCGCAATTTCGCCCAGGGGCTGACCTTTGAGATCATGGTTCACCATGCCAACCGACAGCTTATGAATATGACTGACCGTTATCTTCTTGTTCGTGACGTACAGCGTCCTCTTGAACTTAATGTGATCGATAACTATCAGGGGGGGGAGATACGATCGACCAAAAACCTTTCCGGCGGCGAAAGCTTTCTTGTCAGTCTTGCTCTTGCGCTCGGTCTTTCACAGATGTCAAGCCGAAATGTGAGTGTTGATTCGCTTTTTCTGGACGAGGGGTTTGGTACTCTGGATGAAGATGCGCTGGAAACAGCGCTGCAAACTCTTGCCGGATTGCATGAGAGCGGAAAGCTTATTGGCATTATTTCTCATGTTCCGGTACTCAGGGAGAGAATCGGCACCCGTATTGAGGTGAAACCTCTTAACGGAGGCCGGAGCATGGTTTCCGGCCCTGGAGTTTCCGTGGTAAATGAGGGGTGA
- a CDS encoding transposase gives MFQDEARFGRISDPRKCWAPKPFRPIVKLALVREYIYAYAAISPQDGVIDWMLGGKMDTVSMGAFLRQVSHKHPEEFVMMVVDGAPSHRAEHLRVPKNMVLVKLPPYSPELNPVEHLWDELREKEFANRVFETLGAVIAQAARGLKNMEEHPDGLRSLTGWDWILKSF, from the coding sequence ATGTTTCAGGATGAGGCTCGGTTCGGAAGGATAAGTGATCCTCGAAAATGCTGGGCTCCAAAGCCTTTTCGTCCTATAGTTAAGTTAGCTCTTGTAAGAGAGTATATCTATGCATATGCAGCAATATCTCCACAAGATGGTGTAATTGACTGGATGTTAGGCGGCAAAATGGACACGGTGAGTATGGGCGCATTTCTCAGGCAGGTCTCTCATAAACATCCGGAAGAGTTTGTCATGATGGTTGTGGATGGAGCGCCTTCTCACCGTGCAGAGCATTTAAGGGTGCCAAAGAACATGGTGCTTGTAAAGCTTCCTCCGTATTCACCGGAATTAAATCCTGTTGAGCATCTTTGGGATGAATTGCGAGAGAAAGAATTTGCTAATCGCGTATTTGAGACTCTTGGAGCTGTTATCGCACAAGCAGCGAGAGGACTGAAAAATATGGAAGAACATCCTGACGGACTTCGGTCTTTAACGGGTTGGGATTGGATATTAAAATCATTTTGA
- a CDS encoding PH domain-containing protein — MAYSCFPITALPNTLDTLENEPGITINRTDPKTGTPYTYTITSGNSYTLSAEFSTESESGINNIWEHPAGTYRFQLTAKTLEQR; from the coding sequence TTGGCTTATTCTTGTTTTCCGATCACAGCACTGCCGAATACACTCGATACGCTGGAAAACGAACCGGGCATTACCATAAACAGAACCGATCCGAAAACCGGTACACCGTATACCTACACCATAACTTCCGGCAATAGCTATACCCTCTCCGCAGAATTCTCAACAGAATCAGAGAGCGGAATAAACAACATCTGGGAACACCCCGCGGGAACATACCGTTTTCAGCTCACGGCAAAAACCCTTGAACAGCGCTGA
- a CDS encoding cytochrome-c peroxidase has product MKIHSIAAGVLVIGVMASCAKAPPPVNEPLPVEQPKTPVLQPKTNEPIQPVEDAKVTDPAMVELGKQLFFDPRLSKSGFISCNSCHNLSMGGSDNLKSSIGHKWNKGPINSPTVLNSSMNLAQFWDGRAKDLKEQAGGPIANPGEMAFTHELAIEVLQSIPGYAEEFKKVFGVDKIDIDQITRAIAAFEETLVTPNSRFDKWLKGDDAAITQNEREGYELFKSSGCTACHNGPALGGNSYQKMGVVEPYKGSTNAVGRSAVTGKDADRFNFKVPTLRNIELTYPYFHDGEAATMAKAVEVMGQIQLGKTFTPDENAKIVAFLKSLTGDQPKFVLPLLPPSSDTTPPPAPFK; this is encoded by the coding sequence ATGAAAATTCACTCCATCGCTGCAGGCGTACTGGTTATCGGAGTAATGGCTTCCTGCGCGAAAGCCCCTCCCCCCGTAAATGAACCGCTGCCGGTTGAGCAACCTAAAACCCCGGTGCTTCAACCAAAAACAAACGAACCCATCCAGCCTGTTGAGGATGCAAAAGTCACCGATCCTGCCATGGTGGAACTTGGAAAACAGCTTTTCTTTGATCCCCGACTCTCAAAATCCGGATTTATCTCCTGTAACTCGTGCCATAATCTCAGCATGGGTGGCAGTGACAACCTGAAATCCTCAATCGGCCACAAATGGAACAAAGGCCCGATCAACTCTCCAACCGTGCTGAACTCCTCCATGAACCTCGCGCAATTCTGGGACGGCAGAGCAAAAGACCTCAAGGAGCAGGCGGGAGGGCCTATAGCCAACCCCGGCGAAATGGCATTTACCCACGAACTTGCCATTGAAGTGCTCCAGTCCATTCCTGGGTATGCAGAGGAATTCAAAAAGGTTTTTGGCGTCGACAAGATCGATATCGATCAGATCACTCGTGCCATTGCCGCATTTGAGGAAACGCTGGTTACGCCGAACTCCCGATTCGACAAATGGCTTAAAGGTGACGATGCCGCCATCACTCAGAACGAACGTGAAGGATATGAGCTGTTTAAATCAAGCGGATGCACAGCCTGCCACAACGGCCCGGCCCTTGGCGGCAACTCCTATCAGAAAATGGGTGTCGTTGAACCTTACAAGGGAAGCACCAATGCCGTAGGTCGATCCGCCGTTACAGGCAAAGATGCTGACCGCTTCAATTTCAAAGTACCGACACTGCGCAATATTGAACTGACCTATCCCTACTTCCATGACGGGGAAGCGGCAACCATGGCAAAAGCCGTTGAAGTAATGGGCCAGATTCAGTTGGGAAAAACATTTACTCCTGATGAAAACGCAAAAATCGTCGCCTTCCTGAAAAGCCTGACAGGCGATCAACCAAAATTCGTACTGCCGCTTCTTCCGCCATCATCTGATACAACGCCACCACCGGCGCCATTCAAATAA
- a CDS encoding cupin domain-containing protein — translation MRSVSFLIVVLLLHGNPLQAEEYRNVEVKKIVTSTKASNGQRLSYLRSKHPEVTVLVVTVPPGGSTGWHKHPVPVYAYMLDGELSVEMKNGSKYKFKKGDAILEVVNTFHNGYNSGRVPASLVVFYTGAVGIPNVVKEHAAETPALP, via the coding sequence ATGCGAAGTGTTTCGTTTCTGATTGTTGTTTTGTTGCTGCATGGCAATCCGCTTCAGGCTGAGGAGTATCGGAATGTCGAAGTGAAAAAGATTGTTACCTCGACAAAAGCGAGCAATGGGCAGCGTCTTTCTTATCTTCGTTCAAAACATCCGGAAGTTACCGTGCTTGTCGTTACCGTTCCGCCTGGGGGGTCTACCGGCTGGCACAAGCATCCCGTGCCTGTTTATGCATACATGCTGGACGGAGAGCTTTCTGTTGAGATGAAAAATGGCAGCAAGTATAAGTTCAAAAAAGGTGATGCTATTCTTGAGGTGGTGAACACGTTCCATAATGGTTACAATTCAGGCCGTGTTCCTGCAAGCCTGGTTGTTTTTTATACCGGAGCGGTTGGAATTCCGAATGTTGTCAAGGAACATGCAGCAGAAACCCCGGCTTTGCCGTAA
- a CDS encoding sll1863 family stress response protein: MSMKEAYKKKAEAELELGQAKLAEYKARAKNLGADTQIKYEKQVDNLEHGVEAAKRKLTELGEAGEDAWEHLKENIEKSLRAVKDALGDIAAKFKD, from the coding sequence ATGAGTATGAAAGAAGCTTACAAAAAAAAGGCAGAGGCCGAGCTGGAGCTTGGACAGGCTAAGTTAGCGGAGTATAAGGCAAGAGCGAAGAATTTAGGCGCCGATACGCAGATTAAATATGAAAAACAAGTCGACAATCTCGAACATGGAGTTGAGGCCGCAAAGCGGAAGTTGACGGAGCTTGGCGAAGCTGGAGAAGACGCATGGGAGCATCTTAAGGAGAATATTGAGAAGTCATTGCGTGCGGTAAAAGATGCTCTTGGCGATATCGCGGCAAAATTCAAAGATTGA
- a CDS encoding YXWGXW repeat-containing protein — MKKHVKRRITIKKSIWIAVGITGMLLGSAPDNAQAAVNVQISTGNRQSFVMDSRPSFIDLGDLGFSVSIGSPYDIIFYGNRYYLYNNSRWYRSSNYRGPWRVVQERYLPAKIRTHRWTEIRRYRDVEYSRRDQRFDWYKQDHNNMRNNVNNRDQLHDRNNRNNDDNNRNNDNNRQNNNGRKN, encoded by the coding sequence GTGAAAAAACATGTTAAAAGGAGAATTACGATTAAAAAAAGTATCTGGATTGCTGTCGGTATTACAGGAATGCTTCTTGGAAGCGCCCCTGATAATGCCCAGGCGGCTGTAAACGTGCAGATCAGCACAGGAAACAGACAGTCATTCGTGATGGATTCACGACCGAGTTTTATCGATTTGGGGGATCTGGGTTTTTCCGTATCGATAGGAAGTCCATATGACATCATTTTTTACGGAAACAGGTATTACCTCTACAATAACAGTCGATGGTACCGTTCTTCAAATTATCGCGGTCCGTGGCGTGTGGTGCAAGAGAGATATCTCCCTGCCAAAATACGAACACACCGATGGACGGAGATCAGGAGGTATCGCGATGTCGAGTACAGCAGGCGGGATCAGCGGTTTGATTGGTATAAACAGGATCATAATAACATGAGGAATAACGTGAATAATCGCGATCAGCTTCATGACAGGAATAACCGCAATAACGACGACAATAACCGGAACAACGATAATAATCGCCAGAATAACAACGGAAGAAAAAACTAA